CCGAATTCAGCGTCGAGGATCTTCTGGTCGAAGCCTTCCATCGGCGTCGCATCGATCTCCAGTGTGGCCGCGCCGAGCAGCGCGGTGCCCAGCGCCAGATACACCTGTTTCTCGAGCCACTGGGCCACGTCCTTGGTGCCGTAGCGGTGCTGGTTGACATAGCCGCGGCGGGTGGCGTCCTGGCCGGCACGCGCCTGGGCATCGCGGAAGCGCCCGTCGCGCTCTTCCTGCTCCAGCAGCGCGTCCATGTGCGATTCGTCCATGTCGACGCGGGCGCACAGCACGATTACGTGTGACGCATCGTTGACCTTGGCGGCGTTGTAGACGTAGCCGCCCTGGGTTGCCTTGGCAATGCGCGCGCGGCCTTCGGGCGTGTTGGCGACGATGAAGTGCCATGGCTGCGAATTGACTGACGACGCGCTGTTACGCAGCAGGTCATACACTTTCTGCATCACGTCTTCGGGGATCCGACGCGCGCTATCGTAGGCTTTGGCGGTATGGCGCTTTTTGGCGGCCGACAGAATGTCCATGGTGTTCCTTTCGCTTTCGCTGGGTGATCGTGGGATTTTTCAACCCCACGATGGTAAGCGATTCCGGCGTCAGAAGTTTTCGAGGACGATTTTTCCGACCGCCTTGCCGCTTTCGATCAGCGCATGCGCGCGGCGCAGGTTATCAGCGGTGATCGCGCCGAAATGCTCGCCCAGGGTCGTCGTCAGGCGGCCATCGTCGACCATGTCGGCCACGCGGTTCAGCAGCTCGTGCTGGCGCACCATGTCGGGTGTGCCGAACAGCGAGCGCGTGAACATCAGCTCCCAGTGCAGCGAGATCGACTTGCGCTTAAGCGGCACTGCGTCGAGCGTGGCCGGATCGTCGATCAGCGCCAGCTGGCCCTGCGGCGCGAGCGCCTCGATGATGTCGGCATAGTGATGATCGGTGTGGGTCAGGCTGATGACGATGTCGACCTGGTCGAAGCCCAGTTCGACCAGCTGCGGCTGCATCGGGCGCGTGTGGTCGACGGTATGGTGCGCACCCAGTTTGGTGACCCATTCGCGCGTGGTATCGCGCGAGGCGCTGCCGATGACGGTCAGCCCCGTGAGCTGGCGCGCGAGCTGAATCAGGATCGAGCCAACACCGCCGGCCGCGCCGATGACCAGCAGCGACTTGCCAGCCCCGCCGCCTTCGGGCACGCGCAGGCGGTCGAACAGCAGCTCCCAGGCCGTGATCGACGTCAGGGGCAGGGCAGCCGCTTCGGCAAAGCCGAGCGTACGGGGCTTCTTGCCAACAATGCGCTCATCGACCGCCTGGAATTGGCTGTTGGAGCCGGGGCGAATAAGCGATCCGGCATAAAACACCTCATCGCCCGGCGCGAACAGCGTGACACTGTCGCCAACCGACTGCACGACACCACTGGCATCCCACCCAAGCACACGCGGCTCAGTCACCGCCACGCCAAGGCGGATCTTCGTATCCACTGGATTGACCGACACCGCGCGCACCTCAACCACTACATCATGCGGCCCCGCCACCGGCATCCCCAATTCCATTTCGACAAGCGCCTTCGGATCATCGATCGGCAACCCATTCTGCGTATAAACAATTGCTTTCATTTCTTCTCCTAAAAACAAACAATGAGGGTCAGAGTCGAATTGTTTGACAACTTCATTTAATCAATTTCTTATTAATTCGACTCTGACCCTAATTGATTGGCAAGACGTGCAGCCGAGCTCAGGGTTGAAGCAAGATTGGACGGAAATTGAATCAATTGCTCATTAATTCTACTCTGACCCTAATTGTTCAAGGCCGTAATTCGGCACAAAACCATGCCTACAAGATACTAATTTAAGTCAGGAAATTAATTCATCCCTGAGCACATAAAATTCAAAGAAAACAATTAGGGTCAGAGTCGAATTGTTTGTCAATTTTTGAAAATAAATTGAAAATTAATTCGACTCTGACCCTAATTAAAGCTGGCACACATTCAAGTGATTCAATACTGTTGACGCTGCAACATTTACTGGCTTGATATTGGGCTATTGCTCATTAATTCTACACTGACCCTCATTGTTGGGGGGTGAGGCGTTTGACGATGAGGCCGTTCTGGATGACGACGGCGGGGGCTTCCAGCAGGCGGACGTTGACGGTTGGGTCGCCTTCGACGGCGACCAGGTCGGCGTAGCGGCCAGGTTCGATGATGCCGACGTCTTTGCGTGCCAGTGCTTCGGCGGCGTTGATGGTGGCGCTCTGGATGGCTTGCAGCGGCGTCATGCCGTACTGGACCATGACGGCGAACTGCTTGCCGTTGCCGCCGTGCGGGTGGACGCCGGCGTCGGTGCCGAACACCATTTTCACGCCGGCTGCGTGCGCGCGCTTGAAGTTCTGACGCTGCAGTTCCGTCACTTCGCGGTCCTTGCGCAGATTGTCTTCCAGTACACCGTTCTTCTTGCCCTCAAGCGCCGTGTAGCTGCCGTTGTAGATATCCATCGACAGCCATGCGCCATGCTTCTTGGCCAGGGCGATGCCTTCGTCGTCGATCAGGCTGGCGTGTTCGATCGTGTTCACGCCGGCGCGGATGGCGTCCTTGATGCCGGCGGCGCCGTGCGCGTGCGCGGCGACCTGCAGGCCCCACTGGTGCGCTTCTTCGACGGCCGCGCGCAGTTCGGCGAGATTCATCTGCTGCTGGCCCGGCTCGGTGTTGCGCGAGAAGACGCCGCCCGT
This is a stretch of genomic DNA from Oxalobacteraceae sp. CFBP 8761. It encodes these proteins:
- a CDS encoding zinc-binding alcohol dehydrogenase family protein — protein: MKAIVYTQNGLPIDDPKALVEMELGMPVAGPHDVVVEVRAVSVNPVDTKIRLGVAVTEPRVLGWDASGVVQSVGDSVTLFAPGDEVFYAGSLIRPGSNSQFQAVDERIVGKKPRTLGFAEAAALPLTSITAWELLFDRLRVPEGGGAGKSLLVIGAAGGVGSILIQLARQLTGLTVIGSASRDTTREWVTKLGAHHTVDHTRPMQPQLVELGFDQVDIVISLTHTDHHYADIIEALAPQGQLALIDDPATLDAVPLKRKSISLHWELMFTRSLFGTPDMVRQHELLNRVADMVDDGRLTTTLGEHFGAITADNLRRAHALIESGKAVGKIVLENF
- the nfsB gene encoding oxygen-insensitive NAD(P)H nitroreductase; this translates as MDILSAAKKRHTAKAYDSARRIPEDVMQKVYDLLRNSASSVNSQPWHFIVANTPEGRARIAKATQGGYVYNAAKVNDASHVIVLCARVDMDESHMDALLEQEERDGRFRDAQARAGQDATRRGYVNQHRYGTKDVAQWLEKQVYLALGTALLGAATLEIDATPMEGFDQKILDAEFGLNEKGLTSLVLVSFGYSSPADFNAGLPKSRLTQEATFTFID
- a CDS encoding amidohydrolase family protein, with the protein product MALCMATVGWSGVHAADVIISAERLLDVKTGRMIDKPEILVRDGKVVSIGRAGGAGGAGGVGGAAGAAAGGEAATRIDLPGMTLLPGLIDMHVHLDSDPTYGGYSNLEYNDRFWSALAVAHAGKTLDAGFTTVRNLGAADWNDVGLGQAIAAGKVRGPRIIPAAWSFGPTGSHCDSTYFPPSMDQKGPYNADGPDEVRKSVRSLRKYGAQVIKVCATGGVFSRNTEPGQQQMNLAELRAAVEEAHQWGLQVAAHAHGAAGIKDAIRAGVNTIEHASLIDDEGIALAKKHGAWLSMDIYNGSYTALEGKKNGVLEDNLRKDREVTELQRQNFKRAHAAGVKMVFGTDAGVHPHGGNGKQFAVMVQYGMTPLQAIQSATINAAEALARKDVGIIEPGRYADLVAVEGDPTVNVRLLEAPAVVIQNGLIVKRLTPQQ